The following coding sequences lie in one Zingiber officinale cultivar Zhangliang chromosome 2B, Zo_v1.1, whole genome shotgun sequence genomic window:
- the LOC122047014 gene encoding glycine cleavage system H protein 2, mitochondrial-like translates to MAMASRLMWASRAASYLKISTCPRAFSTVIKDLKYADTHEWVKVDGSSATIGITDHAQDHLGDVVYVELPEVGSSVNQGKNFGAVESVKATSDVISPVSGEVVEVNTELNGSPGLVNASPYEDGWILKVKLSNNGEVNSLMDSEQYSKFCEEEDAKH, encoded by the exons ATGGCGATGGCGTCCAGGTTGATGTGGGCTTCGAGGGCCGCCTCCTACCTCAAGATCTCCACCTGCCCTAGAGCCTTCTCCACAG TTATTAAAGATTTGAAATATGCTGACACACATGAGTGGGTTAAAGTTGATGGCTCTTCTGCAACAATAGGAATAACTGACCATGCTCAG GATCATTTAGGTGATGTTGTGTATGTTGAATTGCCAGAAGTTGGTTCCTCTGTGAATCAGGGGAAAAATTTTGGTGCAGTTGAGAGTGTCAAGGCAACCAGTGATGTAATTTCTCCCGTTTCTGGAGAAGTTGTTGAAGTCAATACTGAGTTAAATGGTTCTCCTGGGTTG GTTAATGCAAGTCCATACGAGGATGGCTGGATCTTAAAGGTCAAATTGAGCAACAATGGAGAAGTGAATTCATTGATGGATTCTGAACAGTACTCAAAGTTCTGCGAGGAAGAGGATGCAAAGCATTGA
- the LOC122047013 gene encoding nuclear transcription factor Y subunit C-4-like: MEQSTQSTHPTVGVVSGAAQIAYAAPMYQPAAVATGPPPMTGGAIPAIAQLTSEYPTNPANLASQHQLAYQQVQQFHHHQQQLQAFWANQMLEIEQTNDYKNHSLPLARIKKIMKADEDVRMISAEAPVVFAKACEMFILELTLRSWIHTEENKRRTLQKNDIAAAITRTDIFDFLVDIVPRDELKDDNFGMARAGALPAVGAPNDSVPYYYVPAAQIPGDQTTAATLYAVPQPHLAYMWQQPQLQPPPHHQQASDDV, from the coding sequence ATGGAACAATCAACACAGTCAACACATCCCACTGTCGGAGTTGTTTCTGGTGCTGCCCAAATAGCTTATGCCGCCCCTATGTATCAGCCGGCTGCAGTAGCTACTGGACCTCCACCAATGACTGGAGGAGCTATACCAGCCATAGCCCAATTGACCTCTGAATACCCCACTAACCCAGCCAACCTTGCAAGCCAGCATCAACTTGCTTACCAGCAAGTCCAACAgtttcatcatcatcaacaacaacTCCAAGCTTTCTGGGCCAACCAGATGTTAGAGATAGAGCAGACCAATGATTACAAGAATCATAGTTTGCCGCTCGCTCGTATAAAGAAGATCATGAAGGCAGACGAGGATGTTCGGATGATCTCAGCTGAGGCACCAGTGGTCTTCGCCAAGGCTTGTGAAATGTTTATACTCGAACTTACTCTCAGATCATGGATCCATACCGAGGAGAACAAGAGGAGAACGCTGCAGAAGAACGATATCGCTGCTGCTATAACCAGAACTGACATTTTTGACTTCTTGGTTGATATAGTTCCAAGGGACGAGTTAAAGGACGACAACTTTGGGATGGCAAGGGCCGGTGCATTACCAGCTGTGGGTGCTCCTAACGATTCAGTTCCCTACTACTATGTACCAGCAGCACAAATACCAGGTGATCAAACGACCGCAGCTACTTTGTATGCAGTTCCACAGCCCCACTTGGCTTACATGTGGCAGCAGCCGCAGCTCCAGCCGCCGCCACATCACCAGCAGGCATCAGATGATGTGTAG